In Nicotiana tabacum cultivar K326 chromosome 17, ASM71507v2, whole genome shotgun sequence, one DNA window encodes the following:
- the LOC107761316 gene encoding peroxidase 72-like, which yields MAWSVSFFIFISLLVFAPICFSFKSNNDYLYPQYYYRSCPKAQEIVKSIVAKAVAKEARMAASLLRLHFHDCFVKGCDASLLLDSSRGIVTEKGSNPNRNSARGFEVLDEIKSALEKECPQTVSCADILALAARDSTVLAGGPNWEVPLGRRDSRSASLSGSNNNIPAPNNTFSTILSKFKRQGLDLVDLVALSGSHTIGNSRCTSFRQRLYNQSGNSQPDSTLDQSYAAQLRNRCPKSGGDQNLFFLDFVSPTKFDNSYFKNLLASKGLLNSDQVLATKSQASLALVKQYAENNRLFFEHFAKSMVKMGNISPLTGSRGEIRKNCRKMN from the exons ATGGCTTGGTCCGTGAGCTTCTTCATTTTCATATCTCTACTTGTTTTTGCACCAATTTGTTTCTCTTTTAAGAGTAACAATGATTACCTATACCCACAATATTATTACCGATCATGCCCAAAAGCACAAGAAATTGTCAAGTCTATTGTTGCCAAGGCTGTTGCTAAAGAAGCCCGAATGGCTGCTTCGTTGCTGAGGCTTCATTTCCACGACTGTTTTGTCAAG GGATGTGATGCATCTTTGCTTCTGGATAGCAGCAGAGGTATTGTAACAGAAAAAGGATCAAACCCCAACAGGAATTCAGCTCGCGGATTTGAAGTCCTTGATGAGATTAAATCTGCACTGGAGAAAGAATGTCCTCAAACTGTTTCTTGTGCTGATATATTGGCACTTGCTGCAAGAGATTCTACTGTATTA GCTGGTGGACCAAACTGGGAGGTTCCATTGGGAAGAAGAGACTCCAGAAGTGCCAGTTTAAGTGGCTCCAATAACAACATTCCTGCTCCAAACAACACATTTAGTACCATTCTCTCAAAGTTCAAGAGACAAGGACTTGATCTTGTTGACCTTGTAGCTTTATCTG GGAGCCACACAATTGGAAACTCGAGATGTACCAGCTTCAGACAAAGGCTCTACAACCAGTCAGGAAACAGTCAACCAGACTCAACTCTGGATCAATCATATGCTGCCCAATTGCGCAATAGGTGCCCAAAATCTGGAGGTGATCAGAACCTATTTTTCTTGGACTTTGTCTCTCCCACAAAATTCGATAACAGCTACTTCAAGAACTTGTTGGCTTCAAAGGGCCTCCTGAACTCAGACCAAGTTCTTGCTACCAAGAGTCAAGCATCATTAGCTTTGGTGAAACAATATGCAGAGAACAATAGGCTTTTCTTCGAGCACTTTGCCAAGTCTATGGTTAAGATGGGGAACATCTCACCTTTGACAGGTTCCAGGGGAGAGATCAGGAAGAATTGCAGGAAGATGAACTGA
- the LOC107810287 gene encoding uncharacterized protein LOC107810287, whose protein sequence is MRSPKNYFSEYVAYHLLITVVAAVLSQAIEVVSVVAPNTGCYALDNSSHIHDFSSWIGHPFEYEGKEADLVVRFCKDVESRSQAGYVDFGRFDKLNYFHTGSGHVSFIQEYFNGDLMNCEQSYDKMGRTAQVNIICGNCPQGQCKGGLGCICNVEYDSTCRAVVELAIPCEKPGLRVFEGFTVGFHPRSWEIVYNGMTQLGYEEAHKEFSFSTAQTRVALYMTAVASVSGSVQKPLIKVAPEKGLKVTLSGSAATGGSPTTLSPTVLLIDWRCEVARDSPYEVEVTIPVENYDPIQFTLTKMCEYQQSEGGDAARGWAIFGVLSCILFVASILFCCGGFIYKTRVQNQRGLDALPGMTLLSACLETVSGGGHGYSRPEDINNPFVNQASWERQPASAQATRRTSEVRYGSI, encoded by the exons ATGCGGAGCCCAAAAAACTACTTTAGTGAATATGTAGCGTATCATTTGCTAATCACAGTAGTAGCAG CTGTATTGTCACAAGCAATTGAAGTTGTTTCAGTTGTTGCACCAAATACTGGTTGCTATGCACTGGATAACTCCAGCCACATTCACGATTTT AGTAGCTGGATTGGACATCCCTTTGAGTATGAAGGGAAG GAAGCTGACTTGGTGGTTCGATTTTGCAAAGATGTTGAGTCTAGATCACAAGCG GGATATGTGGACTTCGGCAGATTTGATAAACTCAACTATTTTCATACTGGGTCTGGACATGTCAGCTTCATTCAG GAATATTTCAACGGTGACCTGATGAACTGCGAGCAGAGTTATGATAAGATGGGCCGAACAGCTCAG GTAAATATCATATGTGGAAACTGTCCTCAGGGACAATGCAAAG GTGGACTTGGATGCATCTGCAATGTTGAATATGATTCTACTTGTAG AGCTGTCGTTGAACTTGCCATTCCATGTGAGAAACCAGGTCTGCGGGTCTTCGAAGGTTTCACAGTTGGTTTTCATCCAAGGTCATGGGAAATT GTTTACAATGGGATGACTCAATTGGGCTATGAAGAAGCTCACAAGGAATTCAG CTTCAGCACTGCACAAACTCGTGTAGCCCTTTATATGACTGCTGTTGCTTCGGTTTCGGGTTCTGTTCAGAAACCATTAATAAAG GTTGCTCCAGAGAAAGGGTTAAAGGTCACATTATCTGGTTCAGCAGCAACTGGTGGATCACCAACAACTTTGTCTCCAACAGTATTACTGATCGACTGGAGAT GTGAAGTTGCTCGTGATTCCCCATATGAAGTTGAGGTCACCATCCCTGTAGAAAACTACGACCCCATTCAGTTCACCCTCACAAAGATGTGTG AATATCAGCAAAGCGAAGGCGGAGATGCTGCAAGAGGATGGGCCATATTTGGTGTACTCtcatgcat ATTATTCGTTGCCTCAATACTGTTCTGCTGTGGAGGGTTCATTTACAAGACACGTGTGCAAAATCAG CGCGGACTTGATGCATTGCCTGGAATGACTCTTTTATCCGCATGTTTGGAAACT GTAAGCGGGGGAGGCCATGGCTACTCGAGACCAGAAGATATCAACAATCCTTTTGTAAATCAAGCTTCATGGGAGCGTCAACCTGCTTCTGCTCAAGCAACACGGAGAACTAGTGAAGTTAGGTACGGGTCAATCTAA
- the LOC107810284 gene encoding peroxidase 72-like translates to MAQSMSFFFLIGLLAFAPLCFSTKTSGGSLYPQYYYRSCPKAQEIVKSVVAKAVAKEARMAASLLRLHFHDCFVKGCDASLLLDSSRGIVTEKRSNPNRNSARGFEVIDEIKSALEKECPQTVSCADILALAARDSTVLAGGPNWEVPLGRRDSRGASLSGSNNDIPAPNNTFNTILTKFKRQGLDLVDLVALSGSHTIGNSRCTSFRQRLYNQSGNSQPDSTLDQSYAAQLRNRCPKSGGDQNLFFLDFVSPTKFDNSYFKNLLASKGLLNSDQVLTTKSQASLALVKQYAENNELFFEHFAKSMVKMGNISPLTGSRGEIRKNCRKMN, encoded by the exons ATGGCTCAGTCCATGAGCTTCTTCTTTCTCATAGGTCTCCTTGCTTTTGCACCACTTTGTTTCTCTACTAAGACAAGTGGTGGTTCCCTATACCCACAATATTATTACCGATCATGCCCAAAAGCACAAGAAATTGTCAAGTCTGTTGTTGCCAAGGCTGTTGCTAAAGAAGCCCGAATGGCTGCTTCGTTGCTGAGGCTCCATTTCCACGACTGTTTTGTCAAG GGTTGCGATGCGTCTTTGCTTCTGGACAGCAGCAGAGGTATAGTAACAGAAAAAAGATCAAACCCCAACAGGAATTCAGCTCGTGGATTTGAAGTCATTGATGAGATTAAATCTGCACTGGAGAAGGAATGCCCTCAAACTGTCTCTTGTGCTGATATATTGGCACTTGCTGCAAGAGATTCTACTGTATTA GCTGGTGGACCAAACTGGGAAGTTCCCTTGGGAAGAAGAGACTCGAGAGGTGCCAGTTTAAGTGGCTCCAACAATGACATTCCTGCTCCAAACAACACATTTAATACCATTCTCACTAAATTCAAGAGACAAGGACTTGATCTTGTTGACCTTGTTGCTTTATCCG GGAGCCACACTATTGGAAATTCAAGATGTACCAGCTTCAGGCAAAGGCTCTACAACCAATCAGGAAATAGTCAACCAGACTCAACTCTGGATCAATCATATGCTGCCCAATTGCGCAATAGGTGCCCAAAATCTGGTGGTGATCAGAACCTATTTTTCTTGGACTTCGTTTCTCCCACAAAATTTGACAACAGCTATTTCAAGAACTTGTTGGCTTCAAAGGGCCTCCTGAACTCAGACCAAGTTCTTACAACTAAGAGTCAAGCATCATTAGCCTTGGTGAAACAATATGCAGAGAACAATGAGCTGTTCTTTGAGCACTTCGCCAAGTCTATGGTTAAGATGGGGAACATTTCACCTTTGACAGGTTCCAGGGGAGAGATCCGCAAAAACTGCAGGAAGATGAACTGA